One region of Tachysurus fulvidraco isolate hzauxx_2018 chromosome 9, HZAU_PFXX_2.0, whole genome shotgun sequence genomic DNA includes:
- the smim8 gene encoding small integral membrane protein 8 codes for MSSSDSKGPGLRGVRTTSLFRAVNPELFIRPNKPVMAFGLITITLCVGYLGYLHAVKENSQELYEAVDSDGERYMRRKSSKWD; via the exons ATGTCCTCCTCAGACAGTAAAGGACCCGGATTGAGGGGCGTCAGAACTACGTCACTGTTCCGCGCCGTTAATCCGGAGCTTTTCATCAGACCT AATAAGCCGGTGATGGCGTTCGGCCTCATCACCATCACGCTGTGTGTGGGGTATCTTGGCTATCTGCATGCTGTGAAGGAGAACTCTCAGGAGCTGTACGAGGCTGTGGACAGCGATGGCGAGAGATACATGCGGAGAAAATCCTCTAAATGGGACTGA
- the gjb7 gene encoding connexin 28.8, whose product MNWAFLESVLSGVNKYSTAIGRIWLSVLFIFRILVFVAAAENVWKDESKDFVCNTQQPGCENVCYDRFFPVSQARLWALQLIMVSTPSLLVALHVAYREQREKKHGRKLYEDRGSIDGGLLFTYLLSLVLKTTFEVGTLLIFYFVYNGFSVPRMYQCEEIPCPNVVDCYISKATEKMIFLYIMGLTSVLCVVLNLTEMIYILSKQCWKCFSKRYIPIEQKRTCSCHAHSRSVLALGSPGPKGAKSASKENVQPSQAPEETLT is encoded by the coding sequence ATGAACTGGGCTTTTCTGGAGAGCGTTCTGAGCGGGGTGAATAAATACTCCACCGCCATCGGTCGGATTTGGCTCTCGGTGCTCTTCATCTTCCGCATCCTGGTATTTGTGGCTGCTGCTGAAAACGTCTGGAAAGACGAGTCGAAGGATTTTGTGTGTAACACCCAGCAGCCAGGGTGTGAGAACGTCTGTTATGACCGGTTCTTTCCAGTGTCTCAGGCACGTCTGTGGGCTCTGCAGCTCATCATGGTGTCCACGCCATCCCTGCTGGTGGCCCTGCACGTGGCTTATCGGGAGCAACGTGAGAAAAAACATGGGCGTAAACTTTACGAGGACAGAGGCAGTATCGATGGCGGCTTGCTGTTCACCTACCTCCTTAGCCTGGTCCTGAAGACGACCTTCGAGGTGGGAACGCTGCTCATCTTCTACTTCGTGTATAATGGATTTTCGGTTCCTCGCATGTACCAGTGTGAGGAGATTCCCTGTCCCAATGTGGTGGACTGCTACATCTCCAAAGCCACGGAGAAGATGATCTTCCTGTACATCATGGGCCTCacgtctgttctgtgtgtggtcCTGAACCTGACGGAGATGATCTACATCCTGTCCAAGCAGTGCTGGAAGTGTTTCAGTAAGAGGTACATCCCCATAGAACAAAAGAGAACATGTAGCTGCCACGCCCACTCCAGATCCGTGCTTGCTCTCGGCTCACCCGGACCTAAAGGCGCAAAATCTGCTAGCAAAGAGAATGTTCAGCCATCGCAGGCTCCGGAGGAAACTCTGACATGA
- the znf292b gene encoding zinc finger protein 292b — protein sequence MADEEEAEQEPCGQSRSHSVLRALSARLEDLSSALRASVGPVGGEEEETTAHYCRAFCQTLVECVSVWRSDEDPWPVLESYRVALLSFARVSTHLSNRSENVSVVLERLSLSCVELLLSITDTFPDALWEQFQSSIQMAHVLLQGCGITQLRLLSVATQEQGMWINSTLQSLLRNETPPEEKVHEFLMREGPDLLQLRLKHLIKENSMEKAALLAKACADFQEFGGTRGHFKQSYLVCVCSCAPQDTLMEELTHVDCRDALEMICNLEAEGDERAAFTLCSGFLTRQLLQEDSYCAWELTLFWSKLLKRLEPSEQSFLEKCQKMSLLAKTVFHLLFFIKVIQSELDKIGLPACIEMCIRALRMESCEGANKATICKTISCLLPSDLEVKRACQLTEFLLEPTVDSYYAVETLYNEPDQKLEEENLPIPNSLRCDLFLVFKTQWPFDPEFWDWKTLKRHCLGLMGEEASIVSSIDKLNDDRFVEAEQEDLDFAPEEFKDVFECFLDTTNELKEIADQRQKNREVKKLREKGFVSARFRNWQAYMQYCVLCDKEFLGHRIVRHAQTHFRDGCYSCPICTETFETRETLDPHVASHVKLSCKERLAAMKTTKKLTDAKSSAPDIAVLGNKSAENQARKMKAKTCSGESGHLYNGDALGPQTEVTGVRVNGRERNVCPVSSCRKAFKFFRNLLTHVKDHGEVEEAKRFLELQTTKIVCQYCRRHFVSVSHLNDHLQVHCGAKPYTCIQLNCKASFDTNAELLVHSKGHLVFKAKCMFPGCGKIFSEAYKLYDHEAQHYKTFTCKVPGCGKVFHAQSQLELHEESHNAKKVETQSSESDGACVVEPQPHVSSEPAQQDAQQDDQQAAQHNANSGPPINSSCMMIPVDHSTSMVKVKHSIENMLNPSGQGPTQAFGLVTCKTEPPDPNLVQQPQIPHMEIQQIQPQINPSMPHMNGPRPEESLLDVLMNDAMLTPSCPLPPASSYQSLLEDFQQAPSGDVLQAQMESAVSQSHTQPLYSNENTEYVQYDSVPPIHTGYQVPYENNMGPLTQTAQNGSQVMPVSQRLPPQVTPFPTNRPVQPLQANMLSSVVEEKNRYKCAYETCSRDYSSYRSLTKHMKAAHCEFYTQWKLARRNNKVPPITSRAASMNGKCISTEPLQKQLDPKTPAPLTLTQKSPVQSHYSASCLNSSYPSGSSHLPGPSGQTFPNQMDSILDPIVLSQLGNAAAQPHTASQSSWNPIPVNTSLQQQNYRSQPMTSSAEHFSSQTETAPQNQVPNSYTGEMTYPNLEHQNNPSCRFTQTQPNVHPTMNNPAKLGRPTASSPPHYIQQPKTSSIPVVKHTECVVKLERNPDLVPSPPNMSQQTNPLASMNIQASQDDTSSSAHDGDIKKRKRSSRTKWPAIIKDGKFICCRCFREFQSPKSLGGHLSKRAVCKPYDEAVLSAELPSSFLELLNSPHPSDTPQSSPSALGSSAQAWPSLSKGPLDPKLFPNVTFLNTQDSVYNSDSKPSSDTVQQSSPRLGESGGRQQTFAESTVSYPQDSQNSVIQHTGNIKHKCNQSQMNYTQPCNPLPSDASTSDQLLSRLLSENQTSDSNITRSPASHLDRILQAETLNKIKEIKDKCTITNASGLSNDGLLAAMASLAQNLVSEKSVKERLREQILAGDFQKRSVSFQGQGVDNLNVQSLMTDVPHHMANVIQKDVQSNERSVGCSIELGELRFIQSGSVVPGETLTQVPLACASDKSVTSDSFNKPPVQEDPEDITEILKALERLDLDRDVSHEQTPTITVEAESVTKISETAYTFMVRGYSCDNDGCGYRAMTKDALFKHLMKQHNYTEDMLNQCRKEQFNFAPFNCQLCPKTFTRNSNLRTHYQSVHNYSHEQVVKMGITRHYSRKSMEAGQSLYTTPNMSDFPNPPGPKVLYSGHQQNSESGVPSFISAVGSIKSEFNIQPVEQHHPVASVSSGVSGTVQKAHAAPHQLHNQAPMHPSVIKAVPSLLATSSVEQKLNCPNGVVPGSLVPSQLIHEMSPGGLLPSEAPHVAPTPVVLAQAGNLFSDKKPKLGRPKMTKPKEVTKKTKEKKTDLDDVFSPYRPYRCVHQGCVAAFTIQHNLILHYKAVHQSALPKFEVDEEDEQMEEENNDEEESDMPDGEVSEVTEFRCQVRDCCCIFQAVTDLLQHYLQLHKLSLDKAGIMMSGMNLGRFQCDQPECDVTFTGFWKYVNHIDSEHKQVKLCRTEPVDGMFQCEVEGCSCVYTTRSNLLRHIMKKHQDLYKLRLLNTRGVKLGRPPKNRLVSPEKENREFNKKHVQKGVEKKKRKQKNLWTKYGNPILKSKEEASAMCTKRIQLQYPCMLKGCETVAESERKLMKHYVQHGLPKQYLEEQRSNYIFCKKMPRSKYKRIASRSDDTDKSDESSIEASENEDAVDTGPSESEFSKPTSEKESTEDTEVSDAKLSSDLSSDISVVVKRKRGRPRKGERVKHTPYARKRMTRLRVAQTHSNHAGFNSDRTSSRDTLPQEQSATLSSFKPMGFEVSFLKFLEESSKSTGKRKTDVQPHKRFPTVHLKTASVVCSRINPDHHCRDVLKLVEFKNPQKITTLSKVTFEVHRGFSNVFELLLKQLHDMRPAVVIHKEGVSDVTG from the exons ATGGCGGACGAGGAGGAGGCCGAGCAGGAGCCCTGCGGTCAGAGCCGCAGTCACAGCGTCCTGAGGGCGCTTTCAGCGCGACTGGAGGATTTATCTTCTGCTCTGAGGGCCAGTGTGGGGCCTGTggggggggaggaggaggagaccaCAGCACACTACTGTCGTGCTTTCTGTCAG actctggtggagtgtgtgagtgtgtggaggtCAGATGAGGACCCGTGGCCCGTGTTGGAGAGTTACCGTGTGGCGTTGTTGAGTTTTGCGCGAGTGTCCACACACCTCTCTAACCGCAGTGAGAACGTCAGCGTGGTTCTCGAGAGACTCTCACT GAGCTGTGTGGAGCTACTGCTGTCTATAACTGACACATTTCCAGATGCATTGTGGGAACAGTTTCAGTCCTCTATACAG ATGGCACACGTGCTGCTGCAGGGCTGCGGCATCACTCAGCTGCGGCTGCTCTCTGTAGCCACTCAGGAGCAGGGCATGTGGATCAACAGCACACTACAGAGCCTGCTGAGAAATGAGACGCCTCCAGAAGAGAAAG TGCACGAGTTCCTGATGCGTGAAGGTCCAGACCTGCTGCAGCTCCGGCTGAAGCACCTGATTAAAGAGAACTCCATGGAGAAGGCAGCACTGCTGGCTAAAGCCTGTGCAGATTTCCAGGAGTTTGGGGGAACCAGAGGACACTTTAAACAGAGctacctggtgtgtgtgtgctcgtgtgcaCCACAGGACACACTCATGGAGGAG CTCACTCATGTGGACTGTCGTGATGCTCTGGAGATGATCTGTAACCTGGAGGCAGAAGGTGATGAGAGGGCAGCATTCACTCTGTGTTCAGGCTTCCTGACCCGACAGCTACTACAGGAGGACTCCTACTGCGCCTG GGAACTAACACTTTTCTGGAGTAAACTCTTGAAGCGATTGGAACCTTCAGAGCAAAGCTTTCTTGAAAAGTGCCAGAAGATGTCTCTACTCGCCAAAACAGTGTTCCACCTGCTCTTCTTTATCAAAGTGATCCAGTCTGAG TTGGACAAGATCGGACTGCCAGCCTGCATCGAGATGTGTATACGTGCTTTGAGGATGGAGTCCTGTGAGGGAGCCAACAAGGCAACTATCTGCAAAACCATCTCGTGCCTCCTGCCCTCTGACCTGGAAGTAAAGCGGGCCTGCCAGCTAACGGAGTTCCTCCTGGAGCCGACAGTCGACTCTTATTACGCCGTGGAGACGCTGTACAACGAGCCTGACCAGAAGCTCGAGGAGGAAAACCTTCCCATACCCAACTCGCTACGCTGCGACCTCTTCTTAGTTTTCAAAACCCAGTGGCCTTTTGATCCAGAGTTCTGGGACTGGAAGACACTAAAGCGTCACTGTTTAGGCCTCATGGGCGAGGAGGCATCTATAGTGTCCTCTATTGACAAGTTAAATGATGATCGCTTTGTTGAAGCTGAGCAAGAGGACTTGGACTTTGCGCCTGAGGAGTTCAAGGATGTTTTCGAATGCTTTTTAGACACAACAAATGAACTCAAAGAGATCGCAGACCAACGACAAAAAAACCGAGAAGTTAAGAAGTTGAGGGAGAAAGGGTTTGTGTCGGCTAGGTTTAGAAACTGGCAAGCGTACATGcagtactgtgtgctgtgtgataaaGAGTTTCTTGGTCATAGAATAGTGCGACATGCACAGACTCACTTCAGAGATGGGTGTTATAGCTGTCCGATTTGCACAGAGACATTTGAAACGAGAGAAACACTAGATCCGCACGTCGCGTCACATGTAAAGCTGTCCTGCAAAGAGCGCTTAGCTGCCATGAAAACCACTAAGAAACTGACTGATGCAAAATCTTCTGCCCCTGATATTGCAGTTCTGGGTAACAAAAGTGCAGAAAATCAGGCACGAAAAATGAAGGCAAAAACCTGCAGTGGAGAATCTGGTCATCTGTACAATGGAGATGCTCTGGGTCCTCAGACTGAGGTTACAGGAGTCCGGGTCAACGGGAGAGAGCGGAATGTGTGTCCGGTCTCCAGCTGCAGAAAAGCCTTCAAGTTTTTTCGCAACCTTCTGACCCATGTGAAGGATCATGGGGAGGTCGAAGAGGCAAAGCGCTTCCTTGAATTACAGACCACGAAGATAGTATGTCAGTATTGTCGTCGTCATTTCGTTAGTGTCAGTCACCTCAATGACCATCTGCAGGTCCATTGTGGTGCTAAGCCTTATACTTGCATTCAGCTGAACTGCAAAGCTAGCTTTGACACAAACGCTGAGCTTCTTGTGCATAGCAAAGGCCATCTAGTCTTTAAGGCCAAATGCATGTTTCCTGGCTGTGGAAAAATTTTCAGTGAAGCTTATAAACTTTATGACCACGAGGCACAGCATTACAAAACGTTTACGTGCAAAGTGCCTGGTTGTGGTAAGGTGTTTCATGCACAGTCTCAGTTAGAATTGCATGAGGAGAGTCATAATGCTAAGAAAGTCGAGACACAGAGTTCTGAGAGTGACGGTGCTTGTGTTGTAGAACCTCAACCACATGTCTCCAGTGAACCAGCCCAGCAAGATGCCCAGCAAGATGACCAGCAAGCTGCCCAGCATAATGCAAATTCAGGGCCTCCAATAAACTCTAGCTGCATGATGATCCCTGTAGATCACTCAACAAGCATGGTGAAAGTGAAGCACTCAATAGAAAACATGCTCAACCCTTCTGGTCAAGGTCCGACACAAGCGTTCGGACTTGTGACCTGCAAAACCGAGCCACCTGATCCAAATCTTGTGCAGCAGCCACAGATACCACATATGGAGATCCAGCAGATCCAACCTCAAATAAACCCTTCCATGCCTCACATGAATGGACCCAGACCTGAAGAATCCTTGTTAGATGTGTTAATGAATGATGCAATGCTCACTCCATCTTGCCCACTTCCACCAGCATCTTCATATCAGAGCCTCCTAGAGGACTTTCAGCAAGCTCCATCAGGAGATGTTTTGCAAGCTCAAATGGAGTCTGCTGTTTCCCAGAGTCACACCCAGCCTTTATACAGCAATGAGAACACTGAATATGTGCAGTATGATTCTGTACCCCCGATTCACACGGGCTACCAGGTTCCATATGAGAACAACATGGGTCCCTTAACGCAGACCGCACAAAATGGTTCACAGGTAATGCCTGTGTCTCAGAGGCTTCCTCCACAAGTCACACCGTTTCCCACCAACAGACCGGTTCAGCCACTGCAGGCCAATATGCTCAGTTCTGTAGTTGAGGAAAAGAACAGATACAAATGTGCATATGAAACATGTTCTCGAGATTACAGCTCCTACAGAAGTCTTACTAAACACATGAAAGCTGCTCACTGTGAGTTTTATACACAATGGAAACTGGCAAGGAGGAACAACAAAGTACCACCAATCACAAGCAGAGCTGCATCCATGAATGGCAAATGTATTTCTACAGAACCTTTACAGAAACAGCTGGATCCGAAGACTCCTGCCCCACTGACCCTAACGCAGAAGTCCCCCGTTCAGTCGCACTACTCAGCAAGTTGTTTAAACTCTAGTTACCCCTCGGGGTCTTCTCATTTACCCGGTCCTTCTGGTCAGACTTTCCCAAACCAAATGGACAGTATACTGGATCCCATTGTGCTGTCACAGTTAGGAAATGCTGCAGCTCAGCCTCATACAGCTTCTCAGTCTTCGTGGAATCCCATCCCAGTGAACACTTCACTTCAGCAGCAGAATTACCGTTCACAACCAATGACCTCTTCTGCTGAACATTTCTCCTCACAGACGGAAACTGCACCACAAAACCAAGTACCAAATTCCTATACTGGAGAAATGACTTACCCTAATTTAGAACATCAGAACAATCCCTCATGTCGCTTCACCCAGACGCAACCAAACGTTCACCCAACGATGAATAATCCAGCCAAATTAGGCCGTCCTACTGCTTCATCACCACCTCACTACATTCAGCAACCAAAGACCAGCTCCATCCCAGTAGTCAAACATACAGAGTGTGTTGTAAAACTGGAGAGAAACCCAGATTTGGTTCCATCTCCTCCAAACATGTCACAACAAACCAACCCTTTAGCATCCATGAACATTCAAGCTTCTCAAGATGACACCAGCAGTTCCGCACATGATGGAGACATCAAAAAGAGGAAGCGAAGCAGCAGAACAAAGTGGCCAGCCATCATCAAAGACGGGAAGTTTATTTGCTGTCGCTGCTTTAGAGAGTTTCAAAGTCCTAAATCTCTCGGAGGACATTTGTCTAAACGTGCTGTCTGCAAACCCTACGATGAAGCAGTTTTGTCTGCAGAACTTCCTAGTTCATTTCTTGAGCTTTTGAACTCCCCTCACCCATCAGACACACCCCAGTCCTCGCCGTCCGCACTGGGCAGCTCCGCTCAAGCATGGCCCTCACTGTCTAAAGGCCCCCTTGATCCAAAATTGTTTCCCAATGTCACATTTCTCAATACTCAAGATTCCGTGTACAACAGTGACAGTAAGCCGAGCAGTGACACCGTCCAGCAAAGTTCACCACGTCTGGGGGAGTCTGGTGGACGTCAGCAGACTTTTGCTGAATCGACCGTCTCTTACCCTCAAGACAGCCAAAACAGTGTAATTCAACACACTGGAAATATCAAACACAAGTGTAATCAGAGTCAAATGAATTATACCCAGCCTTGCAACCCCTTACCAAGTGACGCTAGTACCTCAGATCAACTTTTGTCTCGCTTGTTAAGTGAAAACCAAACTTCTGACTCCAACATTACCAGGAGTCCTGCTAGTCATCTCGACAGGATCCTTCAAGCTGAAACACTAAACAAGATTAAGGAGATTAAAGACAAATGTACCATTACGAATGCTAGTGGATTATCCAACGATGGGCTTCTTGCTGCCATGGCTAGTCTCGCTCAAAATCTGGTCTCGGAAAAGAGCGTAAAGGAAAGGCTTCGTGAACAGATATTAGCTGGAGACTTCCAAAAGAGAAGCGTTTCTTTCCAAGGTCAGGGAGTCGATAACTTGAATGTACAGAGTCTGATGACTGATGTTCCACACCACATGGCAAATGTCATTCAGAAGGATGTTCAGAGTAATGAACGGAGTGTCGGATGTAGTATTGAACTTGGTGAACTTCGTTTCATCCAATCTGGAAGTGTTGTACCCGGTGAGACCTTGACGCAGGTTCCTCTGGCTTGTGCTTCTGACAAAAGTGTGACAAGTGATTCATTTAATAAGCCACCAGTACAAGAAGACCCTGAAGATATCACTGAAATTCTTAAAGCGCTCGAAAGACTGGATCTGGATAGGGACGTAAGCCATGAGCAGACACCTACCATCACTGTGGAGGCTGAGAGCGTGACTAAGATCTCAGAAACTGCATACACCTTTATGGTACGAGGATATTCTTGTGACAACGATGGTTGTGGTTACAGAGCAATGACAAAAGATGCCCTCTTTAAACATCTCATGAAACAGCATAACTACACCGAGGACATGCTAAATCAGTGTCGGAAGGAACAGTTTAACTTTGCACCTTTTAATTGTCAGCTCTGTCCTAAGACCTTCACACGAAACTCCAACCTCAGAACCCATTATCAGTCTGTTCATAATTATTCACACGAACAGGTGGTCAAGATGGGGATTACACGACACTACAGCCGGAAATCCATGGAGGCTGGTCAAAGTCTTTACACCACCCCAAACATGTCAGATTTCCCCAATCCACCAGGACCAAAGGTGCTCTATTCTGGACATCAGCAGAACTCTGAGTCTGGTGTCCCAAGTTTCATATCTGCAGTTGGAAGCATTAAATCAGAATTCAACATTCAGCCTGTTGAGCAACACCATCCTGTTGCTTCTGTCAGTTCTGGTGTCTCTGGGACTGTACAGAAAGCACATGCAGCTCCACATCAGCTCCACAATCAGGCTCCTATGCATCCATCAGTGATTAAGGCTGTTCCTTCCTTGCTAGCCACCTCAAGTGTGGAGCAGAAGTTAAATTGTCCAAATGGTGTTGTGCCAGGTTCCCTTGTACCTTCTCAGCTTATCCATGAAATGTCCCCTGGGGGTCTGTTGCCTTCAGAAGCCCCACATGTTGCCCCGACTCCTGTCGTCCTGGCACAGGCAGGGAACCTTTTCTCCGATAAGAAACCTAAACTGGGACGACCTAAAATGACAAAACCAAAGGAAGTGACAAAAAagactaaagaaaaaaagacagacctGGATGACGTGTTCAGCCCCTATCGGCCGTATCGCTGCGTCCATCAGGGTTGTGTGGCTGCCTTTACAATCCAGCACAATTTAATTCTTCACTACAAAGCTGTACATCAGTCTGCACTCCCCAAATTTGAAGTTGATGAGGAAGATGAACAGATGGAGGAAGAGAATAATGACGAGGAAGAGAGCGACATGCCTGATGGTGAGGTCAGTGAGGTGACAGAATTTCGCTGTCAGGTCAGAGACTGCTGTTGTATATTCCAGGCTGTTACGGACCTCCTGCAGCATTACCTTCAGCTCCACAAACTCAGCCTTGATAAAGCAGGTATCATGATGTCTGGTATGAACCTGGGCAGGTTTCAGTGTGACCAACCAGAATGTGATGTTACCTTCACAGGATTCTGGAAGTATGTTAACCACATTGACAGCGAACACAAGCAGGTAAAGCTCTGTAGAACTGAGCCTGTTGATGGGATGTTTCAGTGTGAGGTTGAGGGTTGTAGCTGTGTTTATACCACACGCTCAAACCTACTGCGGCACATCATGAAAAAACACCAAGACCTTTACAAACTCCGGCTGCTGAACACGAGAGGTGTCAAACTCGGCCGTCCTCCAAAGAACAGATTAGTCTCTCCTGAGAAGGAAAATAGagaatttaataaaaaacatgttCAGAAGGGagtagagaaaaagaaaaggaaacaaaagaacCTCTGGACAAAATACGGAAACCCTATTTTGAAATCGAAAGAGGAGGCTTCTGCCATGTGCACCAAGAGGATCCAGCTGCAGTACCCTTGCATGCTTAAAGGCTGTGAAACGGTTGCCGAGTCTGAGCGAAAGCTCATGAAGCATTATGTCCAGCATGGCTTGCCAAAACAGTACCTGGAGGAGCAGAGGAGCAACTACATCTTCTGCAAGAAAATGCCTCGCTCCAAGTACAAGCGAATTGCCTCTAGGAGTGATGATACTGACAAGTCTGACGAAAGCTCGATTGAAGCATCTGAGAACGAGGACGCTGTGGACACCGGACCCAGTGAATCAGAGTTCTCAAAGCCAACATCTGAAAAGGAGAGCACTGAGGACACTGAAGTCTCAGATGCGAAACTGTCCAGTGACTTGAGCTCTGATATCTCAGTGGTGGTAAAGCGGAAGCGAGGTCGCCCACGCAAGGGGGAACGTGTCAAACACACGCCGTATGCACGCAAGAGGATGACACGGTTAAGAGTGGCGCAGACTCACTCCAACCATGCAGGCTTCAACTCTGACCGCACGTCTTCCAGAGACACGCTGCCACAAGAGCAAAGTGCAACTCTGAGCTCTTTCAAGCCAATGGGATTTGAGGTATCCTTCCTCAAGTTCCTGGAGGAATCGAGTAAGTCCACTGGAAAGAGGAAGACTGATGTACAACCTCACAAGAGATTCCCAACCGTGCATCTAAAGACAGCCTCGGTGGTGTGCAGCAGGATCAACCCCGATCACCACTGCCGTGATGTACTGAAACTTGTTGAGTTTAAGAACCCACAAAAGATAACTACTCTTAGTAAGGTGACGTTCGAGGTGCACAGAGGATTCTCAAATGTTTTCGAACTCTTGCTCAAACAGCTGCATGATATGAGACCTGCAGTGGTCATTCATAAAGAGGGCGTGTCTGATGTTACAGGGTAG
- the LOC113661156 gene encoding 5-hydroxytryptamine receptor 1E: MELYLMESSEATPPINSTHSNSSNQEAGVATERLAVASLLGLLTISTAVMNAGVITAILTTKKLRLPANYLICSLAVTDFLVAILVMPLSILYIATATWNLGHVVCEVWLSVDMTCCTCSILHLCVIALDRYWAITKAVEYARKRTPRHAVTMVTIVWVASVFISSPPLFWRRRHHDVHECAIEHDQLGYSIYSTFGAFYIPMTVILILYYRIYTAAKSLYQKRGSSRHLSDSLNHFRVDLSTSDPGVELETLNSPDERNQMCSSRERKAARILGLILGAFIFCWLPFFIKELLMALKVLQPSQHVSDFLTWLGYMNSLINPLLYTSFNDDFKQAFKRLLQRREHT, from the coding sequence ATGGAGCTATACCTGATGGAAAGTTCTGAAGCTACACCCCCAATTaactccacccactccaactcATCCAATCAGGAAGCGGGTGTGGCAACAGAACGGCTAGCGGTGGCATCTCTTTTGGGTTTGCTGACAATATCAACGGCTGTGATGAACGCTGGGGTCATCACCGCCATCTTGACCACTAAGAAGCTCCGCCTCCCTGCCAACTACCTCATCTGCTCCCTGGCTGTCACTGACTTCTTGGTTGCGATACTGGTGATGCCTCTGAGCATCCTGTACATTGCCACAGCGACTTGGAACCTGGGTcatgtggtgtgtgaggtgtggctGAGTGTGGACATGACCTGCTGCACCTGCTCCATCTTGCACCTGTGTGTTATTGCGCTGGACCGCTACTGGGCCATCACCAAGGCGGTGGAGTATGCACGCAAGAGGACGCCACGTCATGCTGTTACCATGGTCACTATTGTCTGGGTGGCCTCTGTGTTTATCTCATCCCCGCCACTTTTCTGGCGTCGACGACACCATGACGTTCACGAGTGTGCAATTGAGCATGACCAGCTGGGCTACAGCATATACTCCACCTTTGGAGCCTTCTACATCCCCATGACCGTGATTCTCATCCTGTATTATCGCATTTACACTGCGGCAAAGTCTCTCTACCAGAAGCGTGGTTCCTCGCGCCACCTCAGCGACTCCCTAAACCACTTCCGGGTTGACTTGTCTACCTCTGACCCCGGTGTGGAGCTGGAGACGCTAAACAGCCCTGACGAGAGGAACCAGATGTGCAGCTCCCGTGAGAGGAAGGCGGCACGGATCCTTGGCCTCATTCTTGGTGCCTTCATCTTCTGCTGGCTACCTTTCTTTATTAAAGAACTCCTGATGGCGCTGAAGGTCCTGCAGCCTTCTCAACACGTGTCCGATTTCCTCACATGGCTCGGATACATGAACTCCCTGATCAACCCCCTGCTCTACACCAGCTTCAACGACGACTTCAAACAGGCATTTAAAAGGCTGCTGCAGCGCAGGGAGCACACATGA